The proteins below come from a single Leptospira bourretii genomic window:
- a CDS encoding FecCD family ABC transporter permease: MKKKLIFTIGCAIFTILSAISSSLLGAMSISWENLFQKESLEARVFFELRIPRILLGLMVGGSLAWSGSLAQGLFRNPIIDPGLIGITAGCSLFAAIAIVLGASIPFLHSIWSVVLFSFIGGILSSFLIFFFAKSKGRTDIFSLLLSGIAVNAICYSAIGILSYIANESQLRNLSLWNMGSLGGGSWSNLKSFSFFLIFPIFVSPFIANQLNVFILGEREASHLGVSTELLKTIAILFVGVSTGACISLVGNIGFVGLAVPHIVRLAIGQDYRYLLVTSYLLGGGLLCFADGICRVIIAPSEIPVGIATALLGSPFFLSLIRKRMPHV; this comes from the coding sequence ATGAAGAAAAAACTTATCTTCACCATTGGGTGTGCGATTTTTACAATTCTTTCAGCGATTTCATCGTCATTACTAGGAGCAATGAGTATCAGCTGGGAGAATCTATTTCAAAAAGAAAGTTTAGAAGCACGAGTTTTTTTTGAACTAAGAATTCCACGGATTCTTCTTGGTCTGATGGTCGGAGGGTCCTTGGCTTGGTCTGGTTCTTTAGCGCAGGGGCTCTTTCGAAACCCAATCATTGACCCTGGTCTCATTGGGATCACAGCCGGATGTTCTTTGTTCGCAGCGATCGCAATTGTCCTTGGAGCATCTATTCCTTTTTTACATTCTATATGGAGTGTGGTTTTATTTTCTTTTATCGGAGGGATTCTTTCTTCTTTTTTAATTTTCTTTTTTGCAAAGTCAAAAGGAAGAACCGATATTTTTTCATTACTTCTTTCAGGTATCGCAGTAAATGCAATTTGTTATTCTGCCATCGGAATTTTAAGTTACATCGCAAATGAATCTCAACTAAGGAACCTATCACTTTGGAATATGGGAAGTCTTGGTGGAGGCTCTTGGTCCAACTTAAAATCATTTTCCTTTTTCTTAATTTTCCCAATCTTTGTCAGTCCATTCATAGCAAACCAGTTAAACGTCTTCATATTAGGTGAAAGGGAAGCAAGTCACCTTGGAGTATCTACTGAACTACTAAAAACCATCGCAATTCTTTTTGTAGGGGTGAGCACAGGAGCCTGCATTTCACTAGTAGGAAACATCGGGTTTGTTGGCCTCGCTGTTCCCCATATAGTCCGACTCGCAATAGGCCAGGATTATCGATACTTACTTGTCACCTCTTATTTATTAGGTGGAGGATTGTTATGTTTTGCAGATGGGATCTGTAGAGTCATCATCGCCCCTTCCGAAATTCCTGTCGGGATTGCGACCGCCCTCCTCGGATCTCCATTTTTTCTTAGTTTGATTCGCAAAAGGATGCCCCATGTATGA